A portion of the Limosilactobacillus reuteri genome contains these proteins:
- a CDS encoding right-handed parallel beta-helix repeat-containing protein, with protein MQIFVDINPSENGNGSQEFPFKYIQQAADIAQPGDYVQVMPGEYHEEVHPQYSGTSDKPIIYASAKQNRAIITGADRVTGWQHVAGPVWQLKLPNAEFGNYNPYNVLVDQTFNHAGEIFLNNKAMYEVDQLAKVETPSENKLSRDRKFTCYTWYTEQLPAEDSTVIYANFQAQNPNDEHVDLTFRETCFYPEKAGLNHLILLGFTMTKAACRWASSQYNKGIIGTNRGQGWKIAKCDVSHAKCSGISLGRNIVPTIDDDKAYPHRIKNNTIHDCGQTGIIGVEGNPSPIIEHNSIYNINVRQNLVSDDVSAINLSPAIGAKILRNCIHDCTRGIWLGDKVEDTQISRNVFYNNSLPDSFEVTNENREDLVAALGEDIEIKNSMGVTLIDKNFLLSDCALKLESKGVLLVHNLINGSVEWLSNTNVVENDPYYHRLYQQNVPESAPYDSSCFYNNVFIRKNLRSEMAKLMAFAHKQASEQPIDNHSDDNAAYVGLVSGQRSYIPANKAGNIFMNDEQEDVKVAIDSNEDGVFLDSNIYDYLNEDTSRVIAVGVTPKTARDFDTNFLGNHREGISVTAGPFDTKEEYSRRLFRLLF; from the coding sequence ATGCAAATTTTTGTTGATATTAATCCTTCTGAAAATGGTAATGGTTCACAAGAGTTTCCGTTTAAGTACATCCAACAAGCGGCGGATATCGCTCAACCGGGGGATTATGTTCAAGTAATGCCGGGGGAATATCATGAGGAAGTTCATCCACAATATTCCGGCACTAGTGATAAGCCGATTATTTATGCATCTGCTAAGCAAAATCGGGCAATCATTACGGGCGCTGACCGTGTTACTGGCTGGCAACATGTTGCTGGTCCGGTATGGCAATTAAAACTCCCTAATGCCGAATTTGGTAACTATAATCCATACAACGTTTTAGTTGATCAAACCTTTAATCATGCCGGTGAAATCTTCCTAAATAATAAAGCAATGTATGAGGTTGATCAGTTAGCAAAAGTTGAAACACCAAGTGAAAACAAACTTTCCCGAGACCGGAAGTTTACCTGCTATACCTGGTATACCGAACAGTTGCCAGCAGAAGATTCAACCGTAATCTATGCAAACTTTCAAGCGCAAAATCCTAATGATGAACATGTTGACCTGACTTTCCGTGAGACGTGTTTCTATCCAGAAAAAGCAGGACTCAATCACCTTATTCTATTGGGCTTTACAATGACAAAGGCTGCTTGTCGGTGGGCATCTTCGCAATATAATAAGGGGATTATTGGTACTAATCGTGGTCAGGGATGGAAGATTGCCAAGTGTGACGTTTCTCACGCTAAGTGTTCCGGGATTTCCCTTGGTCGAAATATTGTTCCAACCATTGACGATGATAAGGCTTATCCACATCGGATTAAGAACAATACGATTCATGATTGCGGGCAGACCGGAATTATCGGTGTTGAAGGCAACCCATCGCCAATTATTGAACACAATAGTATTTATAACATTAACGTCCGGCAAAACCTTGTCAGCGATGATGTTAGTGCGATCAACCTTTCGCCAGCGATTGGGGCTAAGATTTTACGCAACTGCATTCATGATTGTACGCGCGGAATATGGCTTGGTGACAAGGTTGAAGATACCCAAATTTCACGGAATGTGTTCTACAACAATTCACTGCCAGATTCATTTGAAGTCACAAACGAAAATCGGGAGGACTTAGTTGCGGCCCTTGGTGAAGATATTGAAATTAAGAATTCGATGGGTGTGACCTTGATTGATAAAAATTTCTTATTATCAGATTGTGCACTTAAGCTCGAATCTAAAGGCGTCCTTCTCGTTCATAACCTAATTAATGGCAGTGTGGAATGGTTAAGCAATACGAATGTTGTTGAAAATGACCCTTACTACCACCGCCTTTACCAACAAAATGTGCCAGAAAGTGCTCCTTACGATTCTTCCTGTTTCTATAACAATGTCTTTATCCGGAAGAACCTCCGGAGTGAAATGGCAAAATTAATGGCATTTGCCCACAAACAGGCAAGTGAACAACCAATCGATAATCATAGCGATGATAATGCTGCTTATGTTGGCCTAGTCAGTGGACAACGAAGCTATATTCCAGCTAATAAAGCAGGAAATATCTTTATGAATGATGAGCAAGAAGACGTTAAAGTCGCCATCGATTCAAACGAAGATGGGGTATTTCTTGATAGTAATATCTACGACTACTTGAATGAAGATACCAGTCGGGTGATCGCGGTTGGTGTTACTCCCAAGACTGCCCGTGATTTTGATACAAATTTCTTAGGGAACCATCGTGAAGGAATTAGTGTAACCGCTGGACCTTTTGATACGAAAGAAGAATATAGTCGACGCTTATTTAGGCTACTGTTTTAA
- the tpiA gene encoding triose-phosphate isomerase, producing the protein MCKPFIIANWKMNKNVHESVAFVKAIKEKLPANKEIGIAAQAVSLYNMKKVAGSSNLQIIAQNASAELEGPYTGEISMRSLADAGVTYVMLGHLERRRLFNESNDSINQKVLAAINAGIIPIICTDEEMVQTEVNGQIHYVFRQLKSVLKGVPANKLSQIVISYEPSWAVGSTHQANPDIAEEGCQAIRQSLVEMYGNEIGEQVRILYGGSVNPENIGQIMSKPNVDGALIGRASLEIESFLQMINYIELASKQKLQVI; encoded by the coding sequence ATGTGCAAACCATTTATTATTGCGAACTGGAAAATGAATAAAAACGTTCATGAATCCGTTGCGTTTGTTAAAGCAATTAAAGAAAAACTCCCGGCAAATAAAGAAATTGGGATCGCGGCACAAGCAGTTTCGCTATATAACATGAAAAAAGTGGCAGGATCTTCTAACTTACAAATTATTGCTCAAAATGCATCTGCTGAGTTAGAGGGACCGTATACTGGAGAAATTAGCATGCGAAGTTTAGCAGATGCGGGCGTGACATATGTGATGCTAGGACATTTAGAGCGCCGGCGCCTTTTTAACGAGAGTAATGATTCAATTAATCAAAAAGTTTTAGCGGCCATCAATGCTGGTATTATTCCAATCATTTGTACGGATGAAGAGATGGTCCAAACAGAAGTTAACGGACAAATTCATTATGTATTTCGCCAACTAAAAAGCGTCCTTAAAGGGGTACCAGCTAATAAACTATCACAGATTGTTATTTCGTATGAACCAAGTTGGGCCGTTGGGAGCACGCATCAAGCAAATCCAGACATTGCGGAAGAGGGATGTCAGGCAATTCGTCAAAGCCTAGTTGAAATGTATGGTAATGAGATTGGCGAGCAAGTCCGAATACTCTATGGTGGCAGTGTTAATCCCGAGAATATTGGTCAAATTATGAGTAAACCAAATGTTGATGGGGCGCTAATCGGTCGCGCAAGTCTCGAGATTGAAAGCTTCTTACAAATGATTAATTATATCGAATTAGCGAGCAAGCAGAAGTTACAGGTAATTTAG
- the fba gene encoding class II fructose-1,6-bisphosphate aldolase: MAYFDNGNKLFDDARKNQYAIGAYNINNLEWTRAILRAAAETNTPVLIQVSMGAAKYMGGYKFVKDMVEDQMDAMEIKVPVILNLDHGNYDAAIECINLGYSSVMFDGHKLPIEENYAKTKEIVQLAHSRGIAVEAEIGKVGENQDTSSGELADVEDAMAFAAMGVDRLACGIGNIHGIYPANWPGLDFDRLQEIANAIDIPLVLHGGSGIPREQVQKAISMGIAKVNINTEFQLAFQDATRKYIENELDLNKEQKGYDPRKLLLPGTDAITAKMKDMIEWLGTPAVA, from the coding sequence ATGGCTTACTTTGATAACGGAAACAAACTTTTTGATGATGCACGGAAGAATCAATACGCAATTGGGGCATATAATATTAATAATCTTGAATGGACCCGGGCAATTTTGCGGGCGGCAGCGGAGACTAATACCCCAGTGCTGATCCAAGTTTCAATGGGAGCTGCCAAATATATGGGTGGTTATAAATTTGTCAAAGATATGGTTGAAGACCAGATGGATGCAATGGAAATTAAAGTTCCGGTTATCCTGAATCTTGATCATGGTAACTATGATGCGGCGATTGAATGCATTAACTTAGGGTATTCGTCAGTCATGTTTGATGGCCATAAGTTGCCGATTGAAGAAAATTACGCCAAAACCAAAGAGATTGTCCAATTAGCGCATTCACGCGGCATTGCGGTTGAAGCCGAAATCGGTAAAGTGGGAGAAAATCAGGATACCAGCAGTGGGGAACTTGCTGATGTTGAAGATGCAATGGCGTTTGCAGCGATGGGAGTTGACCGTCTTGCTTGTGGGATTGGCAACATTCATGGCATTTACCCTGCTAACTGGCCAGGGTTAGACTTTGACCGCCTTCAAGAAATTGCGAATGCGATTGATATTCCGCTAGTACTTCACGGTGGTTCAGGAATTCCTAGAGAACAGGTTCAAAAAGCAATTTCAATGGGGATTGCAAAGGTGAATATCAATACTGAATTCCAGTTAGCGTTCCAAGATGCAACACGGAAGTATATTGAAAATGAATTAGACCTCAATAAGGAACAAAAAGGATATGATCCGCGGAAATTATTACTTCCCGGAACAGATGCAATAACTGCTAAAATGAAAGATATGATTGAATGGTTAGGCACGCCAGCAGTTGCCTAA
- a CDS encoding histidine phosphatase family protein codes for MAITVYFVRHGETYFNRFARLQGWSDTPLTEKGKMNAKKIGQVLADLRIDYLFSSDLKRAVDTARLLIADHPTATMKEPIQKEFFREVFYGSFEGHSNEEGAIWASYLEGKRFRRIGELVDEFGVEKAHDLLKAADPAHLAEDSNELNTRIEQAIAFLQSLPDGSNVVVVAHGSIIQYIAGMYGEPGYKYENLHNGALMKVQLTAKDVEITGYNQFKL; via the coding sequence ATGGCAATCACAGTTTACTTTGTCCGGCATGGTGAGACCTACTTTAACCGGTTTGCTCGTTTGCAAGGATGGTCAGATACCCCACTTACAGAAAAGGGCAAGATGAATGCTAAAAAGATCGGCCAAGTTTTAGCGGACTTAAGGATCGATTACCTTTTCTCCAGTGATTTAAAACGAGCAGTTGATACGGCACGGCTTTTAATTGCGGACCACCCAACTGCGACGATGAAGGAACCAATTCAAAAGGAATTCTTCCGCGAGGTATTCTATGGGTCTTTTGAAGGCCATAGTAATGAGGAAGGAGCCATCTGGGCAAGCTATCTTGAAGGCAAGCGATTTAGGCGTATCGGTGAATTAGTTGATGAATTTGGCGTTGAAAAAGCGCATGACCTGCTGAAAGCTGCCGATCCGGCCCACCTTGCAGAAGATAGTAATGAGTTAAATACTCGTATAGAACAGGCAATTGCCTTTTTACAAAGCTTACCTGACGGAAGTAATGTGGTCGTAGTAGCTCATGGATCGATCATCCAATATATTGCGGGGATGTATGGTGAACCTGGATATAAGTATGAAAACTTACATAACGGTGCGCTAATGAAGGTTCAGTTGACAGCTAAGGACGTTGAAATTACCGGATACAATCAATTTAAACTATAA
- a CDS encoding low molecular weight protein-tyrosine-phosphatase produces the protein MNVLFVCLGNICRSPMAEAMFKQMVDDAGLNGKINVDSAGTSNEEEGNGPHPGAAKTMHAHGLSTDGLISRPITRQDFDWADYIICMDNMNKYNLQRIAPAQDRDKVHLAYEVIPGKEDQEIPDPWYTHRFEDTYNSLNETLPLWLDKITKELS, from the coding sequence ATGAACGTTTTATTTGTCTGCTTAGGAAACATTTGTCGGTCACCAATGGCCGAGGCAATGTTCAAGCAAATGGTTGATGACGCAGGATTAAATGGCAAAATCAATGTTGATTCTGCTGGAACAAGCAACGAAGAAGAAGGAAATGGTCCCCATCCAGGTGCCGCAAAGACAATGCACGCACACGGGCTATCAACTGACGGCTTAATCTCACGCCCAATTACACGACAAGACTTCGATTGGGCTGATTACATCATCTGCATGGATAATATGAACAAGTACAACTTGCAACGTATTGCACCAGCACAAGATCGTGATAAAGTTCATTTAGCATATGAAGTAATTCCCGGCAAAGAGGATCAAGAAATTCCTGATCCTTGGTATACTCACCGCTTTGAAGATACTTACAATAGCCTAAACGAGACATTGCCATTATGGCTGGATAAGATTACTAAAGAATTATCATAA
- a CDS encoding LemA family protein, with protein MTLIIVIVVIVLLIAIYAGLYNSLIQLRTHAQESWSQIDVQLQRRNDLIPNLISTVKGYSKYEAGTLEKVTKLRTELNSIPDSDHAKKMEVSNELTGTLRTLFAVAENYPDLKASAEYQKLMEELTNTENKIAYSRQLYNSTVAALDAKIQSFPSNIVAKIHHFQQMDYLQVPEEAKAVPKVSFDDLGD; from the coding sequence ATGACCCTTATTATTGTAATTGTTGTCATTGTCTTGCTGATTGCCATTTATGCGGGACTTTACAACAGTTTGATTCAATTGCGGACACACGCACAAGAATCATGGAGTCAAATTGATGTTCAATTACAACGACGTAACGACTTGATCCCTAACTTAATTTCAACAGTTAAGGGCTATAGCAAGTATGAAGCTGGGACCTTGGAAAAGGTAACAAAGCTGCGGACAGAATTAAATAGTATTCCAGATAGCGATCATGCTAAAAAAATGGAAGTTTCCAATGAATTAACGGGAACTTTACGGACATTGTTTGCCGTCGCTGAAAATTATCCAGACTTAAAAGCAAGTGCTGAATACCAAAAATTAATGGAAGAATTAACCAATACTGAAAATAAGATTGCCTACTCACGGCAGCTTTACAATAGTACTGTGGCTGCTTTAGATGCTAAGATTCAATCTTTCCCAAGCAATATTGTGGCTAAAATTCATCACTTCCAACAAATGGATTACTTACAAGTGCCAGAAGAAGCCAAGGCTGTGCCAAAAGTTTCATTTGATGATTTAGGTGATTAA
- the htpX gene encoding zinc metalloprotease HtpX: MLYQQIARNKRKTILVMFGFFVLLALIGAAIGYLFARTAIGGMIIAAIIAVIYMSVIIGQSTDVVMRMNNATEVRSASDAPELWHIVEDMALVARVPMPKVYIIHDPSPNAFATGNDPKHAAVAATTGLMEKMNREELEGVMAHEMTHVRNYDIRLQTIALALASAIAMLVNFAGNFWWIGGRSSSDDRDNPSSIFAILGSILLIILAPLAATIAQMALSRNREYLADAGAVELTRNPQGMISALEKLKTAVPMKHVDPSSSALYISDPEKNAKHHPFSNLFDTHPPLDKRIERLRQM; this comes from the coding sequence ATGTTATATCAGCAAATTGCCCGTAATAAACGAAAAACAATTTTGGTGATGTTTGGGTTCTTTGTATTGCTTGCTTTAATTGGGGCCGCAATTGGCTATTTATTTGCGCGGACAGCGATTGGCGGCATGATCATTGCGGCGATTATTGCGGTGATCTATATGTCCGTGATCATTGGTCAATCGACTGATGTAGTGATGCGGATGAATAACGCGACAGAGGTACGATCAGCGAGTGATGCGCCAGAACTTTGGCATATTGTTGAAGATATGGCCTTAGTTGCACGGGTACCAATGCCGAAAGTCTATATCATCCATGACCCAAGTCCCAATGCTTTTGCGACTGGTAATGATCCTAAGCATGCTGCTGTGGCCGCTACTACTGGTTTGATGGAAAAAATGAATCGTGAGGAACTAGAAGGGGTAATGGCCCATGAAATGACTCACGTTCGTAACTATGACATCCGTCTGCAAACAATTGCGTTAGCCTTAGCATCCGCAATCGCAATGCTTGTTAATTTTGCTGGAAATTTCTGGTGGATTGGTGGTCGGAGCAGTAGTGATGACCGGGATAATCCATCAAGTATTTTCGCCATCCTTGGTTCGATTCTTTTGATTATCTTAGCGCCATTGGCAGCAACCATTGCGCAGATGGCTCTTTCACGTAATCGGGAATACTTAGCCGATGCAGGTGCTGTGGAATTAACCCGTAATCCGCAAGGGATGATTAGTGCATTAGAAAAGCTAAAAACTGCTGTCCCAATGAAACATGTGGACCCAAGCAGTTCGGCATTATATATTAGCGATCCAGAAAAGAACGCTAAGCACCATCCTTTTTCAAATCTATTTGACACTCACCCCCCGCTAGATAAGCGAATTGAACGGTTGCGTCAAATGTAA
- a CDS encoding UDP-N-acetylmuramoyl-tripeptide--D-alanyl-D-alanine ligase, translated as MKMKLAEIAKAINVQNDIEQWKDVEVTSVSFDSRHLDQGSLFVPLQGAQDGHQYVPSAFNNGAVASLWASDHEITDQTHPLLVVSDPLAALQQLGKYYLHKINPIVVAVTGSNGKTTTKDMIASILSTQFNVTKTYANFNNEIGVPVTLLNMESNTEAVVVEMGMDRFGQLDFLSKLVNPDIAVITMIGEAHIEFFGTRDKIADAKMEITHGLKEDGTLVFNGDEPLLEERVKDLAQRQMRFGRQLSNNLYATSVRDEPRQLSFTVNEWPDEEFTIPMVGEYNINNALAAMEVGKILHITPAHMKQALANVELTENRAEWVKGKNGEQILSDVYNSNPTAAKEVLKTIAETPVAGRRIAVLGDMLELGDAAAKLHASLAEEIDHQKIASVYLVGEQMKNLKAKLIQEGYPAEDIYHYAASDLQQLIADLTATLTGDDIVLLKASHGIHLEEVLTALKAE; from the coding sequence ATGAAAATGAAATTAGCGGAAATTGCCAAGGCGATCAACGTACAAAATGACATTGAACAATGGAAAGACGTAGAAGTGACTAGTGTGTCATTTGACAGTCGACACTTAGATCAAGGGAGCTTATTTGTTCCATTGCAAGGTGCCCAAGACGGCCATCAATACGTACCGAGTGCTTTTAACAATGGTGCAGTAGCTAGTTTATGGGCTAGTGACCATGAGATAACGGATCAGACGCACCCGCTATTAGTCGTTAGTGATCCACTAGCGGCCCTTCAACAACTAGGGAAGTACTACTTGCATAAGATCAATCCGATTGTTGTTGCAGTTACAGGCAGTAATGGGAAGACGACGACTAAAGATATGATTGCGTCAATCTTAAGTACGCAGTTTAATGTCACGAAGACATATGCTAATTTTAATAATGAGATTGGGGTTCCAGTAACGCTTCTTAACATGGAGTCTAATACCGAAGCAGTGGTAGTTGAGATGGGCATGGACCGTTTTGGTCAGCTTGACTTCTTAAGTAAGCTTGTAAATCCTGACATTGCCGTTATTACAATGATCGGGGAAGCACATATCGAATTCTTCGGGACTCGTGATAAGATTGCTGATGCAAAGATGGAAATTACTCATGGCCTAAAGGAAGATGGAACACTAGTATTTAATGGGGATGAACCATTATTAGAGGAACGGGTAAAAGATCTTGCCCAACGACAGATGCGCTTTGGTCGGCAACTAAGCAATAATTTGTATGCAACAAGTGTCCGCGATGAACCACGGCAGTTATCATTTACCGTCAACGAATGGCCAGATGAAGAATTCACTATCCCAATGGTTGGTGAATACAATATTAATAATGCGTTAGCGGCTATGGAAGTGGGTAAGATTCTGCATATTACTCCCGCCCACATGAAGCAAGCGTTGGCAAACGTTGAATTAACGGAAAATCGTGCTGAATGGGTTAAAGGAAAGAATGGTGAACAGATCTTAAGTGATGTTTACAATTCAAACCCGACCGCTGCCAAGGAAGTCCTTAAGACGATTGCAGAAACACCAGTAGCTGGTCGCCGGATCGCCGTATTAGGGGACATGCTGGAATTAGGGGATGCTGCGGCAAAGTTGCATGCTAGCTTAGCAGAAGAGATTGACCACCAAAAGATTGCTAGCGTTTACCTTGTAGGCGAACAAATGAAAAATCTTAAAGCCAAGTTGATCCAAGAAGGGTACCCAGCTGAAGATATCTATCATTATGCTGCCAGTGACCTTCAACAATTAATTGCCGATCTTACAGCTACTTTGACAGGTGATGATATTGTCCTATTGAAGGCAAGCCATGGCATTCACCTAGAAGAAGTCTTGACGGCATTAAAAGCAGAATAG
- a CDS encoding DEAD/DEAH box helicase: MKFSELGLSDSLLKAIKQSGYEEATPIQEQTIPMVLEGKDVIGQAQTGTGKTAAFGLPIIENVDTENPNIQAIIISPTRELAIQTQEELYRLGKDKHVRVQVVYGGADIRRQIKSLKQHPQILVGTPGRLRDHINRHTVKLDHIKTLVLDEADEMLNMGFLEDIESIIKETPDDRQTLLFSATMPPEIKRIGVQFMSDPETVRIKAKELTTDLVDQYYVRARDYEKFDIMTRLIDVQDPDLTIVFGRTKRRVDELSKGLIARGYNAAGIHGDLTQDKRSKIMWKFKNNELDILVATDVAARGLDISGVTHVYNYDIPSDPDSYVHRIGRTGRAGHHGVSLTFVTPNEMDYLHEIEKLTRVRMLPLKPPTAEEAFKGQVASAFNDIDELIAQDSTDRYEEAAEKLLETHNATDLVAALLNNMTKEAASEVPVKITPERPLPRRNKRNNRNGNRNNAHGGNHYRRKNFRRHQHGGHRNDNHGKSHSSRHSFNIRNRKEN; the protein is encoded by the coding sequence TTGAAGTTTAGTGAATTAGGCTTATCAGATAGCCTATTAAAAGCAATTAAACAGAGCGGATACGAAGAAGCAACACCAATCCAAGAACAAACGATTCCAATGGTTCTTGAGGGTAAGGATGTTATTGGCCAAGCACAAACTGGGACTGGTAAGACGGCTGCTTTTGGATTGCCAATTATTGAAAACGTTGATACTGAAAATCCAAATATTCAGGCAATTATCATTTCACCAACACGTGAACTAGCGATCCAGACTCAAGAAGAACTTTATCGTCTTGGTAAGGATAAACATGTTCGCGTGCAAGTAGTATACGGTGGGGCAGATATTCGGCGCCAAATTAAGAGTTTGAAACAACACCCGCAAATTCTTGTTGGGACTCCTGGACGGTTACGGGACCATATTAACCGTCATACAGTTAAGCTTGACCACATTAAGACCCTCGTTCTCGATGAAGCAGATGAAATGCTAAATATGGGATTCTTGGAGGACATTGAATCCATCATCAAGGAAACACCGGATGATCGACAAACATTGCTCTTCTCAGCAACTATGCCACCAGAGATCAAACGGATTGGGGTTCAATTTATGTCTGATCCGGAAACTGTGCGGATCAAGGCCAAGGAATTGACTACTGACTTAGTTGATCAGTACTATGTTCGTGCCCGTGACTATGAAAAGTTTGACATCATGACTCGCTTGATTGATGTTCAGGACCCCGACTTAACAATTGTCTTTGGTCGGACAAAGCGGCGGGTAGATGAATTGTCGAAGGGCTTGATTGCACGTGGCTACAATGCAGCTGGTATCCATGGAGACCTTACTCAGGATAAGCGTTCTAAGATCATGTGGAAGTTTAAGAACAATGAACTTGATATCTTAGTCGCAACGGATGTGGCTGCCCGGGGCTTAGACATTTCCGGGGTTACGCATGTTTATAATTACGATATTCCATCTGACCCAGATAGCTATGTTCACCGGATTGGTCGAACAGGGCGGGCCGGACATCACGGGGTATCCTTAACCTTTGTTACCCCAAATGAGATGGACTACCTTCATGAGATTGAAAAATTAACCCGGGTACGGATGCTGCCACTCAAGCCACCAACAGCTGAAGAAGCATTTAAGGGTCAAGTTGCATCAGCCTTTAATGATATCGATGAATTAATCGCGCAGGATTCAACTGATCGTTATGAAGAAGCCGCTGAAAAGCTATTAGAAACTCATAATGCAACTGACCTAGTAGCAGCATTGTTAAATAACATGACGAAGGAAGCAGCGAGTGAGGTTCCCGTTAAGATTACTCCTGAACGTCCCCTTCCACGACGTAACAAGCGGAATAACCGTAATGGCAACCGAAATAATGCGCATGGTGGCAACCACTACCGGCGTAAGAATTTCCGCCGTCACCAACATGGTGGTCATCGGAATGATAACCATGGAAAGAGCCATTCCAGTCGTCATTCATTTAATATTCGGAACCGGAAAGAAAATTAA
- a CDS encoding IS30 family transposase: MTYTHLTTNELTIIAHSFVQKLKAYRVAQMIKRCAETVYRVYRYLETGASIADYQDHYMRNKQRCGRKRTQLSLAELTYINDKIAQRWTPDTIIGRAERPISCNRRTLYRMFERGQFGFDVRSLPMRGKRHPNGYVERRGKAGQLGRSIHERAKDFPHYATEFGHLEADTVQGKKHQGAVMTLTERQSKVEIVLNVHEKTANAINQHLSQWLRKFPRHFFKSITFDNGKEFAGWREIANQFDLHTYFAEVGAPNQRGLNENNNGLLRRDGLTKQLDFRNLPDELVTQLMSKRNNLPRKSLGYRTPYEVFMSYVTDEQLFSF, encoded by the coding sequence ATGACTTACACCCATCTTACCACAAACGAGCTGACAATCATCGCCCATTCTTTCGTGCAAAAGCTTAAAGCGTACCGAGTGGCCCAAATGATCAAACGTTGCGCCGAAACCGTTTATCGCGTTTATCGTTACCTGGAAACCGGTGCCTCAATTGCTGATTATCAAGATCACTATATGCGCAATAAGCAACGTTGTGGCCGAAAACGTACTCAGTTGTCACTGGCTGAACTCACTTATATCAACGACAAAATTGCCCAGAGGTGGACGCCTGATACCATTATTGGGCGCGCTGAGCGCCCAATTAGTTGTAACCGGCGAACTCTTTACCGGATGTTTGAACGTGGCCAGTTCGGCTTCGATGTCCGTTCCTTGCCGATGCGAGGTAAGCGGCACCCGAATGGCTATGTCGAGCGCCGTGGGAAGGCTGGCCAATTGGGGCGAAGTATTCACGAGCGTGCCAAGGACTTTCCGCACTATGCCACTGAATTTGGGCACCTTGAAGCTGATACCGTCCAAGGCAAAAAGCACCAAGGGGCGGTAATGACCCTGACCGAACGCCAATCGAAGGTCGAAATTGTACTCAATGTGCACGAAAAGACGGCTAATGCGATTAACCAACACTTAAGTCAGTGGCTTCGGAAATTCCCGCGGCACTTCTTCAAATCGATTACCTTTGACAACGGAAAAGAATTCGCCGGCTGGCGCGAGATTGCCAATCAATTTGACCTTCACACTTACTTTGCCGAGGTTGGTGCTCCCAATCAACGAGGGCTGAACGAAAACAACAACGGTCTTTTACGCCGGGATGGCTTAACGAAACAGCTAGATTTCCGCAATCTTCCTGATGAATTGGTAACCCAACTGATGAGTAAGCGAAATAACCTGCCCCGTAAATCACTAGGCTATCGAACTCCATATGAAGTATTCATGTCTTACGTCACTGATGAGCAACTATTTTCTTTCTAA